The following nucleotide sequence is from Catillopecten margaritatus gill symbiont.
TCTTGCGTACCGATTTGCGCTTTAACGCTCAAATAACTGACTTCATAACCGATGGATTCGTACATCGCAAAATCGGTTTTGACTTGTTCTATATTTTTGGATAATTCAATTTTATTAACGACAATTTTAATCGGCAAATTGCCATTTTCTGCCACCACTAAATAACGGTCAATCAAATCAAATTGATAATGTGGCTCAATAGCAACCACCAGCCACAGCTCGTCAATATTAGCAGCGATGAGTTTGTGCGAGCGTTCTAAGGCGTTATCGCGACTAAGTAAAGCGGTTACAACCCCCGTATCGTCATCATTCATCTGAAAAATCACTTGGTCGCCAGCAACGGATAAATCAATATTGCGTCTTGCAGTGCATTGGATTAAGTCGCCTGATTCATTTTCCACTAAGAGGCGTTGTCCATAGCGAGTGATGACTAAACCTATTTGTGCTTGGGCATCGCTATTTGCTAAATCTTCGGAATTATCGGCAACTCGATTGGCTCTGGCAATACGCTCGGCTTGAATTTTTTCAATACGCCATTTTTGTCGTCTCGTTAAGCCCAAAAGCTGCGATTATTTGAATTTGTAATGCTGTTTGTTCAGATAGTCAAGTACTGTTTTTTCCTCTTCAGGAAACCAGCCAGCACCCACCACATTTGCACACATACTAACTTGAGTACGCAATGCAGGAAAATCGCTCATTTTTCTGTCATCACGCATATAAAACGCATCATCGTGTTGCACCCTATGGCAAGCAACACAAGATTCTTCATGTAATTCTTGACCTTCATTTGCAAAGGCAGTGGTAGAAATTAGTACCATTATTAGTAGTATTTTTTTCATTGTGTTGCTCCTTTTAAGTGGTTAATGCGAATAGACGCACTTGGGTGCGAATCATGAAATGCTGAGTATAGCACATCTGGTGTTAATGTTGAGGCGTTATCTCGATACAACTTAACCAAACTGGAAACTAAATCATCCGCATTCGTATGTTTGGCGGCAAAGGCATCGGCTTCAAATTCGTATTTACGAGAGAATGAACTGCTAATCGGAGTGATGAAAAAGCTGAACGACGGCATTACCAAACTGAACAAAACTAACGCCATATAATTACTCTCTTGATTAACGCCAAGCCCTGTAAAAAACCAAGATTGAGTGATTAAATAACCGAGCAATGCCAAACCAAGTAGGGTAGTCAAAAACGAGACAATCATCTGTTTGCGAATGTGTTTGTGATGAAAATGCCCTAATTCGTGTGCCAAAATCGCCTCCACTTCTTGGTCTTCCATACCTTTAAGTAGCGTGTCAAAAAACACGATGCGTTTATTCTTGCCAATGCCTGTGAAGTAAGCGTTGCCATGCGATGAACGCTTAGACCCATCCATTACAAATACACCATCACTTTTAAATCCTGTGCGTTTTAATAAATCATCAATTTTGACTTTTAGAGTTTGATTTTCCAACGGGTTAAACTTGTTAAACATCGGTGCAATAAATGCAGGATAAAGCCACAACATTAGCAAAGAAAACCCCGTTAACACCAACCAAACATAAAGCCACCAGTATTGACCCATTTCATTCATCAAATATAAAATCGCATAGAGTAATGGCAAGCCAATCACCATCATCAGTACAAATCCTTTTGCCATATCGCCAATCACTGTGCCAATGGTGGTTTTATTAAAGCCAAATTTTGCCTCTAAAACAAAGGTGCGATAAAGGCTAAATGGCAAGTCAATTACCGTGCCAATCAACATCAAGCTAATAATAAAACCAACACCGATATACAGCGTATCAGTTACCATAGACTGCCAAAAATTATCCAGCCATTCTAACCCACCACCAAGCGTCCAACCTAATAATACCAAAGTGGAAAATACCATTTCAAACTGACTAATACGCAA
It contains:
- the rsgA gene encoding Small ribosomal subunit biogenesis GTPase RsgA; translation: MGLTRRQKWRIEKIQAERIARANRVADNSEDLANSDAQAQIGLVITRYGQRLLVENESGDLIQCTARRNIDLSVAGDQVIFQMNDDDTGVVTALLSRDNALERSHKLIAANIDELWLVVAIEPHYQFDLIDRYLVVAENGNLPIKIVVNKIELSKNIEQVKTDFAMYESIGYEVSYLSVKAQIGTQDFKNQLNDKTHIFLGQSGVGKSSLINELMPDLNLRVNEISSKSKLGKHTTTNTTLYHIPSGGDLIDSPGVREFHLDNLTNQEILSGFREFKPFIGECKFRNCAHINEPKCAIKNAVESGGIHPKRYETYLSLISI
- the htpX_2 gene encoding Protease HtpX, with the protein product MQFNLFTIAFLIATFAYVMTMMWLNIRQAKAVQNSFTNVPAEFAEKITLEQHQKAANYTQAKLRISQFEMVFSTLVLLGWTLGGGLEWLDNFWQSMVTDTLYIGVGFIISLMLIGTVIDLPFSLYRTFVLEAKFGFNKTTIGTVIGDMAKGFVLMMVIGLPLLYAILYLMNEMGQYWWLYVWLVLTGFSLLMLWLYPAFIAPMFNKFNPLENQTLKVKIDDLLKRTGFKSDGVFVMDGSKRSSHGNAYFTGIGKNKRIVFFDTLLKGMEDQEVEAILAHELGHFHHKHIRKQMIVSFLTTLLGLALLGYLITQSWFFTGLGVNQESNYMALVLFSLVMPSFSFFITPISSSFSRKYEFEADAFAAKHTNADDLVSSLVKLYRDNASTLTPDVLYSAFHDSHPSASIRINHLKGATQ